One Rhodothermales bacterium genomic window carries:
- a CDS encoding phytanoyl-CoA dioxygenase: MRTNPFDTGIDLSALDSPYSIAPDQVAFYRKHAFIKLKDVFSPEVLDYFGDAITSTVMELKKDKGPLETRDTYGRAFIQVANLWTKSDVVRQLVFSRRLGRIAAELMGVDGVRLYHDQALYKEPGGGITPWHADQYYWPLATNHCTTAWIPLQATPLEMGPLEFSVGSHQLAAGRELKISDESESTLQKLLSDESFDHVVEPFDAGEISFHAGWLYHRAGPNTTGVPRKAMTVIYMDRDMRLKEPEHEHQVLDRDVWCPGAEVGRIIDSPLNPVIYQTD; encoded by the coding sequence ATGCGCACGAATCCCTTCGACACCGGGATCGATCTCTCGGCGCTGGATAGCCCCTATTCCATTGCGCCCGATCAGGTAGCATTCTATCGTAAGCACGCCTTCATCAAGCTCAAGGATGTGTTTTCGCCGGAAGTGCTCGACTACTTCGGTGACGCCATCACGAGCACCGTGATGGAACTGAAGAAAGACAAGGGGCCGCTGGAAACGCGAGACACATACGGTCGCGCGTTCATCCAGGTCGCCAACCTGTGGACGAAGAGTGATGTCGTGAGGCAGCTTGTCTTCAGCCGACGACTTGGTCGCATCGCCGCCGAGTTGATGGGCGTAGACGGCGTACGGCTCTATCACGATCAAGCACTTTACAAAGAGCCCGGCGGAGGGATTACGCCGTGGCATGCCGACCAGTACTACTGGCCCCTGGCGACGAACCACTGCACCACCGCGTGGATTCCTCTTCAGGCGACGCCGCTGGAGATGGGACCGCTTGAATTCAGCGTAGGCAGTCATCAGTTGGCGGCCGGCCGAGAGCTGAAGATCAGCGACGAAAGTGAATCGACGTTACAGAAACTGCTATCTGATGAGTCGTTCGACCATGTCGTGGAGCCGTTCGACGCAGGCGAAATCAGCTTCCACGCGGGATGGTTGTACCATAGAGCAGGCCCCAACACAACGGGTGTCCCGAGAAAAGCGATGACCGTGATCTACATGGACAGGGACATGCGGTTGAAGGAGCCCGAGCACGAGCACCAGGTCCTGGACCGCGACGTCTGGTGCCCGGGCGCCGAGGTCGGAAGGATCATCGATTCACCGCTGAACCCTGTGATCTACCAGACGGACTGA
- a CDS encoding membrane dipeptidase, protein MRTSACLLILLAGAIACTQPPAERAIDPELLQRATLLTQDVIIADGHIDVPYRNWRTREDISQTTEGHFDHPRAKAGGLDAPFMSIYVPAERQQQPGASKALADSLIDMVEGFVASAPDKFALAYSVADVRENHTKGLVSLPMGMENGAGFEDDLANVKHFHERGIRYVTLAHSKVNLISDSSYDSVRTWNGLSDFGIDVVREMNQLGIMVDISHVTDSAFYDVLAVTTAPVIASHSSARHFTPGWERNMSDDMIRALGDNGGVIMINFGSMFISEDSQKASDKIWAYASEHDLSFDDEEMVAYMAENAVLSDIWDVADHIDHVVALVGIDHVGLGSDYDGVSWLPVGLEDVSTYPNLVAVLLERGYSNQDIEKILGTNLLRVWSQAERVARAS, encoded by the coding sequence ATGCGAACGTCCGCCTGCCTGCTCATCCTCCTCGCAGGCGCGATCGCCTGCACGCAGCCTCCTGCGGAGCGGGCAATCGACCCGGAACTGCTACAACGCGCTACCCTGCTGACGCAGGACGTGATCATTGCTGACGGACACATCGACGTTCCCTACCGAAACTGGAGAACCCGCGAGGACATCAGCCAGACGACCGAAGGTCACTTCGACCATCCCCGGGCAAAGGCAGGCGGCCTCGACGCACCGTTCATGTCGATCTATGTCCCTGCGGAGCGCCAACAACAACCCGGCGCGTCGAAGGCACTGGCGGATTCATTGATCGACATGGTCGAGGGCTTTGTGGCATCAGCCCCGGACAAGTTCGCCCTGGCATACTCTGTTGCCGACGTTCGTGAGAATCACACAAAAGGTCTCGTTTCGCTTCCCATGGGTATGGAGAACGGAGCCGGGTTCGAAGACGATCTGGCGAACGTGAAGCACTTCCACGAGCGCGGAATCCGATACGTAACCCTCGCGCATTCGAAGGTCAACCTGATCAGCGACTCGTCGTACGATTCCGTTCGAACCTGGAACGGGCTCAGTGACTTCGGTATCGATGTGGTCCGAGAGATGAACCAGCTCGGAATCATGGTCGACATATCGCATGTGACAGACAGCGCGTTCTACGATGTGCTGGCCGTCACGACAGCGCCGGTCATCGCCTCTCATTCATCCGCTCGCCACTTCACGCCCGGGTGGGAGCGCAATATGAGTGACGACATGATCCGTGCACTGGGTGACAACGGCGGCGTCATCATGATCAACTTTGGATCGATGTTCATCAGCGAAGATAGCCAGAAGGCCAGCGACAAGATCTGGGCGTACGCGAGTGAGCACGATCTCAGTTTCGATGACGAAGAGATGGTCGCGTACATGGCAGAGAACGCCGTGCTATCGGACATATGGGACGTGGCCGACCACATCGATCATGTGGTCGCACTCGTCGGAATCGACCACGTGGGACTGGGGTCGGACTACGACGGCGTCTCGTGGCTACCTGTCGGGTTGGAAGATGTATCCACCTACCCGAACCTGGTAGCCGTGCTGCTGGAGCGCGGGTACTCGAATCAGGATATTGAGAAGATACTGGGGACCAACCTGTTGCGCGTGTGGAGCCAGGCCGAGAGAGTCGCCCGGGCGTCCTAG
- a CDS encoding MATE family efflux transporter, translated as MADAHAHSSIWKDLRDSIRGVEFDYTKGRLGRAILLLSVPMMLEMSMESVFAVVDVFFVLRLGPAAAATVGLTEALLTLLYALAIGLSMGTTAMVARRIGEGDLPAASVAAVQAIALGIGIAAVVGVLGGVFAGDLLDVMGATEEIRTVGTGYTRVLFIGNVVIFLLFLINAVFRGAGDASMAMRSLWLANLINIILDPCLIFGLGPFPEMGLTGAAVATTIGRGTAVLYQFHVLARRRSRVKILPEQMRLVFPVMRRLFRVSAFGIFQFLVSTASWVVLIRLVSSFGEAAIAGYTLAIRILIFFFMPAWGMSNAAATLVGQNLGAGNPARAEKAVWMTAWYNMAFLGTVGLTFVFQAPFFIGLFTNDAEVAAYGIDCLRIVSYGYVIYALGMVMVQAFNGAGDTVTPTIINIVAFWMVEIPLAYVLAKSLGFGPQGVYYAILTAETLMAVIASIAFRRGKWKTSTI; from the coding sequence ATGGCGGACGCACACGCACATTCGAGCATCTGGAAAGATCTACGCGATTCGATTCGCGGAGTGGAGTTCGACTACACGAAAGGCCGGCTCGGGCGAGCGATCCTGCTGCTGTCGGTCCCGATGATGCTCGAGATGTCGATGGAGTCGGTGTTTGCCGTCGTCGACGTCTTCTTCGTGTTGCGACTCGGTCCAGCGGCTGCCGCGACAGTCGGTCTGACCGAGGCGTTGCTGACGCTGCTGTATGCTCTGGCGATCGGGCTCAGCATGGGAACGACGGCGATGGTCGCTCGACGGATCGGGGAGGGAGATCTGCCGGCCGCCTCGGTCGCGGCCGTTCAGGCCATCGCACTCGGTATCGGAATTGCGGCCGTAGTAGGTGTCCTCGGGGGTGTCTTCGCGGGGGACCTCCTTGATGTGATGGGCGCGACTGAGGAGATCAGGACCGTCGGTACCGGATACACACGTGTCCTATTCATAGGCAACGTGGTCATCTTCCTCCTGTTTCTGATTAATGCGGTGTTTCGAGGCGCAGGTGATGCATCGATGGCCATGCGGTCACTATGGCTCGCAAATCTCATCAATATCATCCTTGACCCGTGTCTGATCTTCGGACTCGGCCCGTTTCCGGAGATGGGGCTTACGGGCGCAGCTGTCGCAACCACAATCGGTAGAGGCACCGCTGTGCTCTACCAGTTCCATGTGCTTGCCCGGAGGAGGTCGCGCGTCAAGATCCTGCCCGAGCAGATGCGGCTTGTATTTCCGGTCATGCGGCGGCTGTTCCGGGTCTCGGCATTCGGAATTTTTCAGTTCCTCGTCTCGACGGCAAGCTGGGTCGTCCTCATTCGACTAGTCTCGAGCTTTGGCGAGGCCGCCATTGCGGGCTACACGTTAGCGATCCGCATACTGATCTTCTTCTTTATGCCGGCGTGGGGAATGTCGAATGCAGCGGCAACGCTGGTGGGTCAGAATCTGGGTGCGGGAAATCCGGCCCGCGCGGAGAAGGCGGTGTGGATGACGGCGTGGTACAACATGGCGTTCCTCGGGACGGTCGGGCTGACGTTTGTTTTCCAGGCACCGTTTTTCATCGGTTTGTTTACGAATGATGCAGAGGTCGCGGCGTATGGGATCGACTGTCTTCGAATCGTCTCCTACGGCTACGTGATCTATGCGCTGGGGATGGTGATGGTGCAGGCGTTCAACGGGGCGGGCGACACCGTTACGCCGACGATCATTAACATCGTTGCGTTCTGGATGGTGGAGATCCCGCTGGCGTACGTACTGGCGAAGTCGCTCGGGTTCGGTCCGCAGGGGGTGTACTATGCGATACTGACTGCCGAAACCTTGATGGCCGTTATTGCAAGTATCGCTTTCCGACGAGGGAAGTGGAAGACGAGCACAATCTAG
- a CDS encoding SgcJ/EcaC family oxidoreductase, with protein sequence MNAIQSIRVTGLPTLAALVFLVSACAPPPPAELTEAEKSAITAAEETFQAAFNERDWDALAAQYTEDAVVLPPNSATVTGRQGIKALFSSFPPGTVVELKVVDIQGVGDLAYVRGTSALTIPMGDVTATDLGKYIEIRRKQADGSWLMIVDIFNSDTPLPVPEM encoded by the coding sequence ATGAATGCTATCCAATCAATTCGAGTGACCGGACTGCCGACGTTGGCTGCCCTTGTGTTCCTCGTCTCAGCGTGCGCGCCTCCTCCGCCTGCGGAACTGACAGAAGCTGAAAAATCGGCGATAACCGCTGCGGAAGAAACCTTTCAGGCGGCTTTCAACGAACGGGACTGGGATGCTCTGGCTGCTCAGTACACGGAAGATGCGGTCGTGCTGCCGCCAAACAGCGCTACAGTCACAGGCCGACAGGGGATCAAGGCGCTGTTTTCAAGTTTCCCGCCCGGGACCGTGGTTGAACTGAAGGTGGTGGATATTCAGGGCGTTGGTGACCTGGCGTACGTCCGAGGCACATCCGCACTGACGATCCCCATGGGTGACGTCACCGCGACAGACCTCGGCAAGTACATCGAGATTCGGCGAAAGCAGGCTGATGGATCCTGGCTGATGATCGTCGACATCTTCAATTCGGACACTCCGCTGCCCGTTCCAGAGATGTAA
- the thiD gene encoding bifunctional hydroxymethylpyrimidine kinase/phosphomethylpyrimidine kinase, which produces MLLRRESDIRVALSIAGSDSGGGAGIQADIKAIQANGVYAATVITAVTAQNTQAVTMAKELSLKMIRAQFEAVVSDIPISAVKTGMLSSSPVIETVASLLAKHAADIPIVVDPVMISKSGFSLLADDAIDVLKTQLLPLATVLTPNVHEASRLSGLEIRDVESAREAARAIYAMGPGAVLVKGGHLEGVADAIDFLFDGDSMHAFSVPRVDTVHTHGTGCTFASTIAANLAKGYSLVKSVERTKRYVTAAIQHGLPIGSGHGPTNHFYYLRSYGRFPIEDV; this is translated from the coding sequence ATGCTACTTCGGCGTGAATCGGATATCAGAGTAGCACTATCGATCGCGGGCAGCGACTCGGGTGGGGGAGCGGGAATCCAGGCTGACATAAAGGCGATTCAGGCGAACGGCGTGTATGCGGCAACAGTGATCACGGCGGTCACGGCGCAAAACACGCAGGCCGTGACGATGGCGAAGGAGCTTTCGCTGAAGATGATTCGAGCTCAGTTTGAGGCGGTCGTGAGTGACATACCGATCTCGGCCGTGAAGACGGGTATGCTGTCCTCTTCACCGGTCATCGAGACGGTGGCCAGCCTGCTCGCAAAGCACGCCGCCGACATTCCGATTGTGGTCGACCCGGTGATGATTTCGAAGAGTGGCTTTTCACTGCTGGCAGACGACGCAATCGATGTGTTGAAGACGCAGCTTCTTCCGTTGGCCACCGTGCTGACGCCTAATGTGCACGAGGCCTCTCGCCTGTCGGGCCTTGAGATTCGGGATGTGGAAAGTGCGCGAGAAGCGGCCCGCGCCATTTACGCCATGGGTCCCGGGGCAGTGCTCGTGAAAGGCGGTCATCTTGAAGGCGTGGCAGATGCCATCGACTTTCTTTTTGACGGGGACTCTATGCATGCATTCTCCGTGCCGAGGGTCGATACGGTTCACACTCACGGTACCGGGTGCACCTTTGCTTCTACGATCGCTGCGAATCTCGCGAAAGGCTACAGCCTCGTCAAGTCGGTAGAACGGACCAAACGCTACGTTACTGCGGCGATACAGCACGGGCTGCCGATCGGGTCCGGACACGGGCCCACGAATCATTTCTATTACTTGCGCTCGTACGGTCGCTTTCCGATCGAAGACGTGTAG
- a CDS encoding thiamine phosphate synthase, with product MLLHVEVPELKIKIWTPEALKDLPRMVLIADRFSVRDVAYNAVRAVQAGVKWVHLRDHTISKKEFWEIGRVVVGRLRRADEDVLISINLHADFAAEWYCGVHVGAHGPAVSEVKGMDGINGPVGYSAHSLDVARAAFDAGADYVFYSPIFPTNSKPDHPGEGVDALRDVCTALAPRRVYALGGLRPERVKRCIQAGASGIATASTIANADDPKAAAHAFLTELKEV from the coding sequence ATGCTCCTTCACGTTGAAGTCCCTGAACTGAAGATCAAGATCTGGACGCCCGAGGCCCTGAAAGACCTGCCGCGGATGGTACTGATTGCTGATCGCTTCAGTGTTCGAGATGTGGCGTACAACGCCGTTCGAGCGGTGCAGGCGGGAGTCAAGTGGGTGCATCTGCGCGATCACACGATCTCAAAGAAGGAGTTCTGGGAGATAGGTCGTGTCGTGGTGGGTCGGCTTCGCCGCGCCGACGAGGACGTTCTGATCTCTATCAATCTCCATGCAGACTTTGCCGCGGAGTGGTACTGTGGCGTGCACGTCGGTGCACATGGACCGGCTGTCTCGGAGGTCAAGGGAATGGACGGGATCAACGGGCCTGTGGGTTACTCGGCACACAGTCTGGACGTAGCCCGGGCCGCGTTTGACGCGGGAGCGGACTACGTCTTCTACAGTCCGATCTTTCCGACGAACTCAAAGCCGGACCACCCGGGTGAGGGAGTCGACGCCTTGCGCGATGTGTGCACGGCGCTTGCTCCGAGACGAGTCTATGCGCTCGGAGGTCTTCGGCCCGAGCGGGTGAAACGATGCATTCAGGCCGGTGCGTCAGGTATCGCAACTGCGTCGACGATCGCCAATGCCGACGATCCCAAGGCAGCAGCACACGCTTTCCTAACCGAACTGAAAGAGGTCTGA
- a CDS encoding DUF2283 domain-containing protein, with protein MKFEYYSDTDTLYISLRDEPGTDAREVAPDIVLDVSDSGDVVGIEIERASTRTDLSEVKLSHLPVRELV; from the coding sequence ATGAAATTCGAATACTACTCGGATACAGACACGTTGTACATCTCCCTCAGAGATGAGCCAGGGACCGATGCCCGCGAAGTAGCACCCGACATCGTCCTGGACGTCAGTGACTCCGGTGATGTTGTTGGGATCGAGATCGAGAGGGCCAGTACGAGGACCGACCTCTCCGAAGTCAAGTTGTCGCACCTGCCGGTACGCGAGCTGGTCTGA
- a CDS encoding thiazole synthase: MGSLELASRLFLGSSGYPNPGTMLEALDASGTELVTVAIRRVNLKDQSEGGFMDLLSSREFALLPNTAGCYTSTEAVLVAQLAREALETDLIKLEVIGDDETLMPDVEQLLRAAKTLIDDGFTVFAYCNDDPISCRKLADMGCAAVMPLASPIGSGMGLVNPYNLQLVRELIPDTPLVVDAGIGTASDAARAMELGYDGVLLNSAVSRAKHPVEMAVAMKKAVEAGRTAYRAGRIPRRFYAQASSAMEGRVGR; the protein is encoded by the coding sequence ATGGGGTCGCTTGAGTTAGCGTCGAGGCTCTTCCTGGGCAGCAGCGGCTATCCGAATCCCGGCACGATGCTGGAAGCGCTGGACGCCTCCGGCACGGAATTGGTGACCGTCGCGATCCGTCGAGTAAATCTCAAGGACCAGTCCGAGGGAGGGTTCATGGACTTGCTCTCGAGCCGCGAATTTGCGCTTCTTCCAAACACCGCGGGCTGCTACACGTCGACGGAGGCCGTACTCGTTGCCCAGCTTGCCAGAGAGGCCCTGGAGACGGACCTGATCAAGCTTGAAGTGATTGGCGATGACGAGACGCTGATGCCCGACGTTGAACAGCTGTTGCGTGCCGCGAAGACGTTGATTGATGACGGCTTCACTGTGTTTGCATACTGCAACGACGATCCGATTTCGTGCCGTAAGCTGGCGGATATGGGCTGTGCCGCGGTAATGCCGCTCGCTTCACCTATCGGAAGCGGCATGGGACTCGTCAACCCGTACAACCTGCAACTTGTTCGGGAGCTTATCCCCGATACGCCGCTCGTTGTAGATGCAGGCATCGGTACGGCGAGCGATGCGGCCCGCGCGATGGAGCTGGGCTATGATGGCGTCCTGCTCAACTCAGCCGTGTCGCGGGCGAAGCACCCGGTCGAAATGGCGGTCGCCATGAAGAAGGCTGTGGAGGCTGGCCGGACGGCGTATCGCGCCGGTCGGATTCCGCGTCGATTCTACGCACAGGCGTCTTCTGCCATGGAGGGGAGGGTCGGACGGTGA
- the thiS gene encoding sulfur carrier protein ThiS has protein sequence MNQNSTYTVTVNGDAIQVKDGALLTDVVRAVGLNPDAVRGVAVAMNDEVVRREAWTDTRVAAGDRIEIVTAQQGG, from the coding sequence ATGAACCAGAACAGCACGTACACCGTCACCGTCAACGGTGACGCCATTCAGGTGAAGGACGGAGCCCTGTTGACGGATGTAGTCCGCGCGGTCGGGCTGAATCCCGATGCTGTGCGCGGTGTTGCGGTTGCTATGAACGACGAGGTGGTTCGTCGTGAAGCCTGGACCGACACACGTGTTGCCGCCGGCGATCGAATTGAGATCGTAACGGCCCAACAGGGGGGCTAG
- the thiO gene encoding glycine oxidase ThiO, which yields MTNGTPSDPIVIVGGGIIGLSIGWLLADAGRKVTILERDRAGRAASWQAAGMLAASAEIGFEELEVYKLSRESMLRWPAFADRLSSASGRDLDFRSEETLIVADDPDSAEALKRVYDFQMQHGLDMRWLTRPEALEIEPFLGPRITAAVVSPHDHQVDNRAVVEALVDVFRKAGGELKEHCEVAEIHAGAPAKVLTSEGDTIEAGCVILAAGAWSRQIGGIPSELRPKVRPVKGQMAELRVIPPFNLTHVIRGPHAYLAPKSDGRLLVGATSEEMGFDTDVTAGGIYQILEGAWETVPGIYDLPLVDVWAGLRPASQDHRPLLGEAGEGIIYATGHYRHGIMLAPITSEEIARLVLTGEHGPWIAPFAPSNAVSTH from the coding sequence TTGACCAACGGAACCCCTTCTGATCCGATCGTCATTGTCGGAGGTGGAATAATTGGACTTTCAATCGGGTGGCTGCTCGCAGACGCCGGTCGAAAGGTAACAATTCTCGAACGCGACCGGGCGGGACGTGCCGCTTCGTGGCAGGCTGCCGGTATGCTTGCAGCCAGCGCCGAGATCGGGTTTGAAGAACTCGAAGTCTACAAACTCAGTAGGGAAAGCATGCTGCGCTGGCCTGCGTTTGCAGACCGACTTTCGTCCGCCTCAGGGCGCGATCTTGACTTCCGGTCCGAAGAGACACTGATCGTCGCCGATGACCCCGACAGCGCCGAGGCCCTCAAGCGGGTGTACGATTTTCAGATGCAGCATGGACTCGACATGAGGTGGCTGACCAGGCCGGAAGCACTGGAGATCGAGCCGTTTCTGGGGCCCCGTATTACCGCTGCAGTTGTTTCCCCGCACGACCATCAGGTAGACAATCGTGCGGTGGTAGAGGCGCTTGTTGACGTATTCAGGAAGGCAGGAGGCGAGTTGAAGGAGCACTGCGAAGTCGCGGAGATCCACGCCGGAGCGCCTGCAAAAGTCCTGACGTCAGAGGGCGACACTATAGAGGCAGGCTGCGTGATTCTTGCGGCCGGCGCATGGTCCCGGCAAATCGGCGGAATACCGTCGGAGCTTCGCCCGAAGGTTCGTCCGGTCAAGGGACAGATGGCCGAGCTGCGAGTGATCCCTCCGTTCAACCTGACGCACGTCATCCGCGGGCCCCATGCCTACCTCGCTCCGAAGTCGGACGGCCGATTGCTCGTCGGGGCGACGAGTGAGGAAATGGGGTTCGACACGGATGTCACAGCCGGTGGCATTTATCAAATTCTTGAGGGCGCCTGGGAGACGGTACCGGGCATTTACGATCTGCCGCTTGTGGATGTGTGGGCCGGACTGCGACCCGCGAGCCAGGACCACCGGCCGCTGCTGGGAGAGGCCGGTGAAGGCATCATCTATGCGACGGGCCACTACCGTCACGGCATCATGCTGGCGCCGATCACGTCGGAGGAAATCGCCCGCCTCGTCCTCACGGGAGAGCACGGCCCGTGGATCGCGCCTTTCGCACCGTCGAATGCCGTCTCAACGCACTGA
- a CDS encoding FAD-binding oxidoreductase — MPKDYDIVIAGAGLAGTCSALHLANRERILLVDSGNPPGGATAAAAGLVNPFMARKARPAWRHREALDALKATLQMTNSAHLFRANGVLRPARDLEQAAHFKATAASHSECRWLTPPEAHEQYPEVRSPHGCLMVASGGAVGISAFIEGAHTRLRQQGVSIRLGATVSGFIESSDGVVVEFRDSPHDSVRCTTLLLACGAGFRSFPCLESLGLHAVKGQTADVRPRRPLVHLPHIAGAGYAVVDDFRVTIGSSFEHDFTDQAPDPEVGHELIARAAEMLPSIANADVIGHHAGLRVSVAGHRLPILGPVPGHDRVWTFTGLGSKGLLMAPLIAKDLPAYLDAPGSIPPEIRISG, encoded by the coding sequence GTGCCGAAGGACTACGACATAGTCATTGCCGGAGCGGGCCTTGCCGGCACGTGCTCCGCGTTACACCTTGCAAACCGGGAAAGGATTCTACTGGTTGATTCCGGAAACCCGCCCGGCGGTGCGACAGCGGCGGCGGCCGGACTGGTCAATCCGTTCATGGCCCGCAAGGCGCGGCCGGCGTGGCGCCACAGAGAAGCCCTTGATGCACTCAAAGCTACGCTGCAAATGACGAATTCGGCCCACCTGTTCCGGGCGAATGGCGTGCTGCGACCAGCCCGGGACCTCGAGCAGGCGGCGCACTTCAAGGCGACGGCGGCATCGCACTCCGAGTGCCGCTGGCTGACTCCGCCAGAAGCGCACGAGCAATATCCGGAAGTACGCAGTCCTCACGGCTGCCTTATGGTTGCGTCCGGCGGCGCGGTCGGAATCTCGGCCTTCATCGAGGGCGCCCACACACGTCTTCGCCAGCAGGGCGTATCCATCCGGCTGGGCGCCACGGTGAGCGGCTTCATAGAATCGTCCGATGGAGTGGTCGTTGAGTTTCGGGATTCACCCCACGATAGCGTGCGATGTACGACGCTTCTGCTCGCGTGCGGAGCCGGCTTCCGGTCGTTCCCGTGCCTCGAATCCCTCGGCCTGCACGCCGTGAAGGGGCAAACCGCCGACGTGCGACCGCGACGGCCGCTCGTTCATCTTCCGCATATTGCCGGGGCCGGCTACGCGGTCGTCGACGACTTTCGTGTGACGATCGGCAGCAGCTTCGAGCACGATTTCACGGATCAAGCGCCTGATCCCGAGGTCGGCCACGAACTCATCGCGCGGGCCGCCGAAATGCTTCCGTCGATTGCGAACGCAGACGTTATCGGCCATCATGCCGGACTCCGGGTATCGGTTGCAGGACATCGCCTTCCGATTCTTGGTCCCGTGCCGGGTCACGATCGAGTCTGGACGTTCACCGGCCTCGGTTCGAAGGGCCTCTTGATGGCGCCCCTCATTGCTAAAGACCTGCCCGCATACCTTGATGCGCCCGGGAGTATACCGCCTGAGATTCGGATTTCGGGTTGA
- a CDS encoding class I fructose-bisphosphate aldolase: MAEVTTSALADILGEKAGYLLDHQCKTISKEDLILPGPDFVDRVFAASDRSPRVLRSIQDLLGHGRLANTGYVSILPVDQGIEHSAGASFAKNPIYFDPENIVKLAIEGGCNAVASTFGVLGIVARKYAHKIPFVLKINHNELLTYPNTYDQIMFASIDDAYDMGCVAVGATIYFGSEESGRQLQDVSEAFSYAHDLGMATILWCYMRNSGFKVNGVNHEGSADLTGQADHLGATIEADIVKQKQPTQTGGYKALNTGDSSYGKLDERIYTELSTDHPIDLTRYQVANGYMGRVGLINSGGASGSNDLQQAVQTAVINKRAGGMGLISGRKAFQRPMKDGVGILNAIQDVYLNDEVTIA, translated from the coding sequence ATGGCAGAAGTGACAACCTCCGCATTGGCCGACATACTTGGAGAGAAGGCCGGCTACCTGCTGGACCACCAGTGCAAGACCATCTCAAAGGAAGACCTGATCCTCCCGGGACCAGACTTTGTCGACCGTGTCTTCGCCGCATCGGACCGCTCTCCACGAGTACTTCGGTCGATCCAGGACCTTCTCGGCCATGGTCGCCTGGCGAACACCGGCTACGTGTCGATTCTTCCCGTGGACCAGGGCATCGAGCACTCGGCAGGAGCCTCCTTTGCCAAGAACCCGATCTATTTTGATCCGGAAAACATTGTCAAGCTCGCCATCGAAGGCGGCTGCAACGCAGTGGCTTCGACGTTCGGCGTGCTGGGTATTGTGGCCCGCAAATACGCCCACAAGATTCCGTTTGTGCTCAAGATCAATCACAATGAACTGCTGACGTACCCCAACACGTACGACCAGATCATGTTTGCCAGCATCGATGATGCGTATGACATGGGATGTGTCGCAGTAGGTGCCACGATCTACTTCGGATCGGAGGAATCAGGCCGCCAGCTTCAGGATGTCTCAGAAGCCTTCTCGTATGCGCACGACCTCGGGATGGCGACCATCCTCTGGTGCTATATGAGAAACAGTGGCTTCAAGGTGAACGGTGTGAACCACGAAGGAAGCGCCGACCTTACAGGCCAGGCGGATCATCTCGGCGCCACCATCGAGGCCGACATCGTAAAACAGAAGCAGCCGACGCAGACGGGCGGCTACAAGGCGTTGAACACGGGAGACTCGAGCTACGGCAAGCTGGACGAGCGCATCTACACGGAGCTCAGTACGGATCACCCGATTGACCTCACCCGATATCAGGTTGCGAACGGCTACATGGGCCGCGTCGGACTCATCAACTCCGGCGGCGCATCGGGATCGAACGACCTCCAGCAGGCCGTCCAGACCGCCGTGATCAACAAGCGTGCCGGTGGCATGGGACTCATCTCCGGCCGCAAAGCGTTCCAGCGTCCGATGAAGGACGGAGTTGGCATCCTGAACGCCATCCAGGATGTATACCTCAACGACGAGGTGACGATTGCCTGA